In Ancalomicrobiaceae bacterium S20, the following proteins share a genomic window:
- a CDS encoding SIS domain-containing protein translates to MLGVPCCSMGASVASIYDAPLKLRGALFVTVSQSGRSPDILALQAAAKAAGAFTVAFVNDETSPAAAEADLCLPLCAGPERSVAATKSFIASLAARRGWSRNGPRTRRCCAASRTSPVRSPRRRMRPPAPGRRRSRRWRMPDRSMSSGAARRCRSRPRRR, encoded by the coding sequence GTGCTCGGCGTGCCGTGCTGCTCGATGGGCGCTTCGGTGGCGTCGATCTACGACGCGCCTCTGAAACTGCGCGGCGCGCTGTTCGTGACCGTCAGCCAGTCCGGGCGCAGTCCCGATATCCTGGCGCTTCAGGCGGCCGCGAAGGCGGCGGGCGCCTTCACGGTCGCCTTCGTCAACGACGAGACCTCACCGGCGGCCGCCGAGGCCGACCTCTGCCTGCCGCTCTGCGCCGGCCCGGAGCGGAGCGTCGCCGCCACGAAGTCCTTCATCGCGAGCCTCGCCGCGCGGCGCGGCTGGTCGCGGAATGGGCCGAGGACGAGGCGCTGCTGCGCGGCCTCGAGAACCTCTCCTGTGCGCTCGCCAAGGCGCCGGATGCGACCGCCGGCCCCTGGGCGGCGGCGGTCGAGACGCTGGCGAATGCCGGATCGCTCTATGTCCTCGGGCGCGGCCCGTCGCTGCCGATCGCGGCCGAGGCGGCGCTGA
- a CDS encoding BadF/BadG/BcrA/BcrD ATPase family protein, giving the protein MVDSDAAIACIGAHGGRDGGIVIAGTGSAAFALRDGRRHAIGGRGFALGDDGSGAVIGRAALHHAVLVGDRLAPTSSLAERLLARFDDLPAIVEWSRTALSRDYGAFAPAVFEAAREGDAVAGRILDEAAAALSAMAENLLGFGVDRIALIGSVAAELAGRLSPTTRAALAAPISDPLDGAIRMAGGPVEGFAVTGPIGGLAS; this is encoded by the coding sequence GTGGTCGACAGCGACGCCGCCATCGCCTGCATCGGCGCGCATGGCGGCCGTGACGGCGGCATCGTCATCGCCGGCACCGGATCGGCCGCCTTCGCCTTGAGGGACGGGCGCCGGCACGCGATCGGCGGTCGCGGCTTCGCGCTCGGCGACGACGGCTCGGGCGCCGTGATCGGCCGCGCCGCGCTGCATCACGCCGTGCTGGTCGGCGATCGGCTCGCGCCGACGTCATCCCTCGCCGAACGGCTGCTCGCCCGTTTCGACGACCTGCCCGCGATCGTCGAATGGTCGCGCACCGCGCTGAGCCGCGACTACGGCGCCTTCGCCCCGGCCGTATTCGAGGCCGCGCGCGAGGGCGATGCGGTCGCCGGCCGGATCCTCGACGAGGCGGCCGCCGCGCTGTCGGCGATGGCCGAGAACCTGCTCGGCTTCGGCGTCGATCGTATCGCGTTGATCGGTAGCGTCGCGGCGGAACTCGCCGGTCGCCTGTCTCCGACCACCCGCGCGGCGCTCGCGGCGCCGATCTCCGATCCGCTCGATGGTGCGATCCGCATGGCCGGCGGTCCCGTTGAAGGTTTCGCCGTGACCGGCCCGATCGGAGGGCTCGCGTCATGA
- a CDS encoding N-acetylmuramic acid 6-phosphate etherase, with the protein MPSNKPNAADFGISIVNSGAGQLVLFRYCDAHFPPIRARLVSTTAAITEAISVRYADLDVQDDETVLAALAEGQERAVAAARAAIPAIAAAAGLMTDRLAGGGRLIYVGAGSSAGVAVQDGSELPGTFGIARDRIVFLIAGGLAALTDIDGAAEDDIASARQEIATLGPLDRDVVVAVSASGSTPFTLAAAEATKAAGAALIGIANNADTPLLTLADRPIFLDSGPEVVAGSTRMAAGTAQKSALGLLSTLVAVRLGHVHGGMMVGVRADNAKLRERARRIVGTITGAREEAAARAIEASGGDVKTAVLICAGADAETAARVLAGAEGNLRRALATIADR; encoded by the coding sequence TTGCCTTCGAACAAACCAAATGCCGCGGATTTCGGCATTTCAATCGTTAACAGCGGCGCTGGACAACTGGTTCTATTTCGGTATTGTGACGCTCACTTTCCTCCGATACGGGCGCGCCTCGTGAGCACGACTGCAGCGATCACTGAAGCGATTTCGGTTCGCTACGCCGATCTCGACGTCCAGGACGACGAGACCGTGCTCGCGGCCCTCGCGGAGGGGCAGGAGCGCGCGGTCGCGGCGGCCCGCGCGGCAATCCCCGCGATCGCGGCAGCGGCCGGGCTGATGACCGATCGCCTCGCCGGCGGCGGCCGGCTCATCTATGTCGGCGCCGGATCGTCGGCCGGGGTCGCGGTGCAGGACGGTTCGGAACTGCCCGGCACGTTCGGGATCGCGCGCGATCGGATTGTGTTCCTGATCGCCGGCGGCCTCGCCGCGCTGACCGACATCGACGGTGCCGCGGAGGACGATATCGCTTCGGCCCGGCAGGAAATCGCGACGCTCGGACCGCTCGACCGCGACGTGGTCGTGGCGGTTTCGGCCAGCGGCTCGACGCCCTTCACGCTCGCCGCCGCCGAAGCCACCAAGGCGGCCGGGGCGGCGCTGATCGGTATCGCCAACAATGCCGATACGCCCCTGCTCACGCTCGCCGACCGGCCGATCTTTCTCGACAGCGGCCCGGAGGTCGTCGCCGGCTCGACGCGCATGGCCGCCGGCACGGCGCAGAAATCGGCGCTCGGGCTGCTCTCGACCCTGGTGGCGGTCCGGCTCGGCCATGTGCACGGCGGCATGATGGTGGGCGTCCGGGCCGACAACGCCAAGCTCCGCGAGCGGGCGCGCCGGATCGTCGGCACGATCACCGGCGCACGCGAGGAGGCCGCCGCCCGCGCGATCGAGGCGAGCGGCGGCGACGTGAAGACGGCGGTGCTGATCTGCGCCGGCGCCGATGCGGAAACGGCCGCCCGCGTGCTCGCGGGCGCGGAGGGCAACCTGCGCCGGGCGCTGGCGACGATCGCCGATCGATAG
- a CDS encoding GntR family transcriptional regulator, translating to MTVASAQAVAAAVGVPGDVFDKARFEAETATPLYLRLRKIVRDAVRAGRLGETEALPSERDLAERLGVSRVTVRKAIEGLVKEGVLVQRAGSGTYVAPRRSRIEQPLSHLTSFTQDMASRGLAADQIWLDRSVGMPSPEEAMVLGLSPGDAVARFHRLRRAGGEPLAIELAVVPLRYLPDPTEVETSLYAVLGRHGHRPVRALQRLQATALMPEDAQRLGLAAGSPALFIQRVSYLPDGRVVEFVRSHYRGDAYDFVAELTVAPAEQETP from the coding sequence ATGACCGTCGCGTCTGCCCAGGCCGTCGCGGCCGCTGTCGGTGTGCCGGGCGACGTCTTCGACAAGGCCCGATTCGAGGCCGAGACCGCGACGCCGCTTTACCTGAGATTGCGCAAGATCGTGCGCGATGCGGTCCGTGCCGGCCGTCTCGGCGAGACCGAGGCCCTGCCGAGCGAGCGCGACCTCGCCGAGCGGCTCGGCGTGTCGCGCGTCACGGTGCGCAAGGCCATCGAAGGACTGGTGAAGGAAGGGGTGCTGGTGCAGCGGGCCGGCTCCGGCACCTATGTCGCGCCGCGCCGCTCGCGCATCGAGCAGCCGCTGTCGCACCTGACCAGCTTCACGCAGGACATGGCCTCGCGCGGCCTCGCTGCCGATCAGATCTGGCTCGACCGCTCGGTCGGCATGCCGTCGCCCGAGGAGGCGATGGTGCTCGGCCTTTCGCCGGGCGATGCGGTCGCGCGGTTCCATCGCTTGCGCCGCGCCGGCGGCGAGCCGCTGGCGATCGAACTCGCCGTCGTGCCGCTGCGCTATTTGCCGGACCCGACCGAGGTCGAGACCTCGCTCTATGCGGTGCTCGGCCGGCACGGGCACCGACCCGTGCGTGCGCTGCAGCGGCTGCAGGCGACCGCACTGATGCCCGAAGACGCCCAGCGCCTCGGGCTCGCCGCCGGCAGCCCGGCGCTGTTCATCCAGCGCGTCTCGTACCTGCCGGACGGCCGGGTGGTCGAGTTCGTGCGCTCCCACTATCGCGGCGACGCCTATGACTTCGTCGCCGAACTGACGGTCGCTCCGGCCGAACAGGAAACGCCATGA
- a CDS encoding ABC transporter substrate-binding protein, which produces MKTQSRITILLAATMLAGFAGAANAGSLKIESWRNDDADIWKTKIIPAFNKKYPDIKIEFTSTPPKEYNATLNARLQGGTAGDLITCRPFDASLELFNKGQLISVNDVKGLDAFSDVAKSAWTTDDGKTTFCVPMASVIHGFMYNKDVFKKLGLSEPKTEDEFFAALDKIKADGSVTPLDMGTNDQWEAATMGFQNIGPNYWNGEEGRKALIAGTQKFTDPQYVAVFKTLARWAPYMGAGYKAQPYPDSQNLFSLGKAAIYPAGSWDIATFRAQANFDIGAFKPPLPKGQSTCYISDHTDIGMGINAASKNKDEAKTFLAWTTTDEFAQIFANEIPGFYPLSNAKVTLKDDLAQTFVSWRSECKSTIRNSYQILSRGTPNLENDLWNLSAQVINGTITPEDAAKKAQDGLDKWYKPAK; this is translated from the coding sequence ATGAAGACGCAGTCGCGGATCACCATTCTCCTGGCGGCGACCATGCTCGCCGGGTTTGCCGGCGCGGCGAACGCCGGTTCGCTCAAGATCGAGAGCTGGCGCAACGACGACGCCGATATCTGGAAGACCAAGATCATCCCGGCCTTCAACAAGAAGTATCCGGACATCAAGATCGAGTTCACCTCGACGCCGCCGAAGGAATACAACGCGACGCTGAACGCGCGGCTGCAGGGCGGCACCGCCGGCGACCTGATCACCTGCCGGCCGTTCGACGCCTCGCTCGAGCTGTTCAACAAGGGCCAGCTGATTTCGGTCAACGACGTCAAGGGCCTCGACGCCTTCTCCGACGTCGCCAAGTCCGCCTGGACCACCGACGACGGCAAGACCACCTTCTGCGTACCGATGGCCTCGGTCATCCACGGCTTCATGTACAACAAGGACGTGTTCAAGAAGCTCGGCCTTTCCGAGCCGAAGACCGAAGACGAGTTCTTCGCCGCGCTCGACAAGATCAAGGCCGACGGCTCGGTCACGCCGCTCGACATGGGCACGAACGACCAGTGGGAAGCCGCGACCATGGGCTTCCAGAACATCGGCCCGAACTACTGGAACGGCGAGGAAGGCCGCAAGGCGCTGATCGCCGGCACGCAGAAGTTCACCGATCCGCAGTATGTCGCGGTGTTCAAGACGCTGGCGCGCTGGGCGCCCTACATGGGCGCCGGCTACAAGGCGCAGCCCTATCCGGACAGCCAGAACCTGTTCTCGCTCGGCAAGGCGGCGATCTACCCGGCCGGCTCCTGGGACATCGCGACCTTCCGCGCGCAGGCGAACTTCGACATCGGCGCCTTCAAGCCGCCGCTGCCGAAGGGCCAGTCGACCTGCTACATCTCCGACCATACCGACATCGGCATGGGCATCAATGCCGCGTCGAAGAACAAGGACGAGGCCAAGACGTTCCTGGCCTGGACCACGACCGACGAATTCGCCCAGATCTTCGCCAACGAGATCCCGGGCTTTTATCCGCTGTCCAACGCCAAGGTCACGCTGAAGGACGATCTCGCCCAGACCTTCGTGTCGTGGCGGTCGGAGTGCAAGTCGACGATCCGGAACTCCTACCAGATCCTGTCGCGCGGCACGCCGAACCTCGAGAACGACCTCTGGAACCTGTCGGCACAGGTCATCAACGGCACGATCACGCCGGAGGATGCCGCCAAGAAGGCCCAGGACGGTCTCGACAAGTGGTACAAGCCGGCGAAGTGA
- a CDS encoding BadF/BadG/BcrA/BcrD ATPase family protein, whose protein sequence is MDDLFLGVDGGGTRCRARLRDRAGRRLGEAEGGLANIYQDFDRALDSIATTAAAAIAAAGLPPEAIGRCRAGLGLAGVTDAFRARAVVEAGCPSPPSWSTATPPSPASARMAAVTAASSSPAPDRPPSP, encoded by the coding sequence ATGGACGATCTCTTCCTCGGTGTGGATGGTGGCGGCACACGCTGCCGGGCGCGGCTGCGCGATCGTGCCGGACGCCGGCTCGGCGAGGCCGAGGGCGGGCTCGCCAATATCTATCAGGACTTCGATCGGGCGCTTGACAGCATCGCCACGACCGCCGCGGCGGCGATCGCGGCGGCGGGTCTTCCGCCCGAGGCGATCGGCCGGTGCCGCGCGGGCCTCGGCCTCGCGGGCGTCACCGATGCATTCCGGGCCCGGGCCGTGGTCGAGGCGGGCTGCCCTTCGCCTCCGTCGTGGTCGACAGCGACGCCGCCATCGCCTGCATCGGCGCGCATGGCGGCCGTGACGGCGGCATCGTCATCGCCGGCACCGGATCGGCCGCCTTCGCCTTGA